Genomic segment of Rhodococcus sp. W8901:
ATGGACCGGGTGATCCCCGTTCGTGTGCTGCTGCCCGCGGAGACCTCGACTCCTCGCCCGACGCTCTACCTGCTCAACGGCGCCGGCGGCGGGAATACGGACGCGACGTGGCAGGAGAACACCGACGTCACCGAGTTCTTCGCCCACAAGCACGTCAACGTGGTCACCCCGATGGACGGCGCCGCGAGCTACTACACCGACTGGGAGCGCGACGATCCGATCCTGGGCCGCAACAAGTGGCAGACGTTCCTGACCCGCGAGCTGCCCCCGATCATCGACTCCGAGTTCGGTGGCAACGGAAACAATTCGATCGCCGCCATCTCGATGACCGCGACGTCGGTCCTGAACCTGGCCATCGCCGCTCCCGGCCTGTACAAGGGTGTCGGGTCGTACAGCGGTTGCGCCGAAACGAGCAGCCCCGCCGGTACCGCGTTCGTCGACCTGGTCGTCCGATCGGCGAAGGGTGCCGACCCGACGAACATGTGGGGGCCCGTCGGCGGGCCGGGCTGGATCGCCAACGATCCCGTGGTGAACGCCGAGAAACTCCGGGGCACCGCCCTGTTCGTCTCGTCCGGCTCGGGGCTGCCGGGACAGTACGACCACCTCGGCGCCCCCGGAGTGGACGGCGACCTGGTTGCCTTCGCGCGGCAGGTCGCCGTCGGCGGCGTCATCGAGGCCGCCACCAACATGTGCACGCACAACCTCGCGAATCGCTTGCAGCAGCTCGACATTCCGGCCACCTTCGATTTCGCACCCTCGGGCTCGCATTCGTGGTTGTACTGGCAGGACGATCTGCACCAGTCGTGGCCGCTGTTGGCGCGTGCGATGGGGATCTGACTCCCGCCCGGATTCCGGGCCTGTGGTCAGCTTCCCGTGCGGGCGATCTCGAGGAAGTCGCGGGCGGCTCCGCGCAGTCCGCGGGACTCGTCCCACACCGCGAGCAGCCGTCGCGGCATCCGCAGACCCTCCACCTCGACGGACGAGAGCCGACCGTCGTTGAGGTCCGCTTCGACCGCGAGCGACGACACGACGGCTGGAGCGTTGCCGGCCACGACGGCCGCCTTGACCGCCGTGCACGACGTCAGTTCCAGCAGCGGCTCGACGCATCCGGGCACCGCGTGCTCGAGTGTCGTTCGGGTGCCGGACCCCGATTCCCGCTGGATCAGTGCCGTGGCCGCGAGTTCACTCGCGGCGATCGGTGCGCGTGAGATCCAGGTATGGCCGGGCGGGACGATCACGACCAGTTCGTCCCGGGCCACCTCGACCGACCGGAGGCCGTCCGGGACCACGGGCCCCTCGACGAAACCGAGGTCGGCCTCCCCCGCCCGTACCTGCGCGGCGACGTCGGTGGAGTTGAGCAGCCGAATCGAGGTGACGACGTTCGGGTGCTTGCGCCGCATCGTGACCGTCCAGGCGGGCACGAGGTACTCGGCGATGGTCATGCTGGCCGCGACGGTGAGGTTGGCCTCCATCTCGCCGCGCAGCGCGGCGACTCCGGACGCGAGCTCCTCCGCGGAGTCGAGGATCGCGGACGCCCATTCCAGGATCAGTGCGCCCTCGGCGGTGGGCTGGACGCCGCCGGAGCCGCGGTCGAACACGCGGATCCCGAGCTGGCGTTCCGCGGAGCGCACGCGCGCGCTGACGGCCTGCTGGCTGAGTCCGTGCTCGCGCCCCGCGGCCCCCATGCTCCCGAGCCGACCCACCGCGACCAGCACGTCCAGCGCGGCGAGTTCGGGTACGCGGTTCGAAAGCGGCATACCACCAAGGCTAGCCCCACAAAGCGCGTTTGTACCCCATCTACCCCAAGGCTTCTACCGGGGACAACGACCAGACGGGAGAGTTGGTGTCATGCTCACAGCTTCACGTCTGGCACACCTGACCCCCAATTGGTTCGCCATGGTGATGGGCACGGGAATCATCGCCGTCGCCACGTCGTCGCTCCCGGTCGACCTCCCCGGACGGCGCGGAATCGCGCTCGCGTTCTGGCTGCTGGCGACGGCCCTGCTGGTCGTGCTGGTGACCGCGTTCGTCATCCACTGGGTCCGCCACACCGAGCACGCCCGCGGTTACGCCCGCAGCGCCACCATGTTCCCCTTCTACGGCGCGCTGCCGATGGCCGTGCTCACCGTGGGAGCCGGGACCGCGGCCGTCGGGTCCACCGTGATCAACGCCGATGCGGCCTTCGCCATCGCGGGCACGCTCTGGGCAATCGGCACCGCGGGAGGACTCGTGACGAGCGCGGTGATGGGGATGCGGTTGCGG
This window contains:
- a CDS encoding alpha/beta hydrolase; protein product: MRTEAVHRLRNACAAVLSVTALVVTGLLAQAPAASAEPAPRVTRVDDDGSRAVTAQVYSPSMDRVIPVRVLLPAETSTPRPTLYLLNGAGGGNTDATWQENTDVTEFFAHKHVNVVTPMDGAASYYTDWERDDPILGRNKWQTFLTRELPPIIDSEFGGNGNNSIAAISMTATSVLNLAIAAPGLYKGVGSYSGCAETSSPAGTAFVDLVVRSAKGADPTNMWGPVGGPGWIANDPVVNAEKLRGTALFVSSGSGLPGQYDHLGAPGVDGDLVAFARQVAVGGVIEAATNMCTHNLANRLQQLDIPATFDFAPSGSHSWLYWQDDLHQSWPLLARAMGI
- a CDS encoding LysR family transcriptional regulator, whose translation is MPLSNRVPELAALDVLVAVGRLGSMGAAGREHGLSQQAVSARVRSAERQLGIRVFDRGSGGVQPTAEGALILEWASAILDSAEELASGVAALRGEMEANLTVAASMTIAEYLVPAWTVTMRRKHPNVVTSIRLLNSTDVAAQVRAGEADLGFVEGPVVPDGLRSVEVARDELVVIVPPGHTWISRAPIAASELAATALIQRESGSGTRTTLEHAVPGCVEPLLELTSCTAVKAAVVAGNAPAVVSSLAVEADLNDGRLSSVEVEGLRMPRRLLAVWDESRGLRGAARDFLEIARTGS